The genomic interval GAGAGGGACTTCTCAACACTGGGGGTGGGCTTTCATTCTCTTCCCTCTCTTCTATTGGCTCTTCTTTGATGACAGGTGCTGGAGGTGGACCAGAATCCACATGCCCGTCTCCACTCGGCATTGAAGAACTGGAGGAAGGGACcgagttgctgttgttgttgacagAGATACTTAAACCCGGAGGTCCTTTGGACACGTTTTGAGGCGAAAGCGACTGTGAGCTGCTATTGCTCGGTGCACTGCTGTTGCTATTGCTGTTGATGTTGCTGCCACTGTTCCCGTTGGAGTGATAGGCTCCACTGAATGGAGTGTGGCTGCTCAAAGTGCCATGGAAGGGGGAGGGTCGACATCCAGGTGAACAGCTTGATGACACACCTGCACCAGGAAGTGGCATGTTGGGCGCAGAGGAGGAACCAGGGGGAAAGGATGAAAAGGCTCCCATCTGGTTGGTGGATGGGCTCGGTAAGGGCGATAGAGGTGTTGGAGGAGTCTGGGCAGACGACTGATAGTGTGAGGGTCGCACGTTGGGCACCATACCTGATGAGGGTGGCTGGGTATGAGAGGTCTGAGGAGGGGGtagaggaggctgaggtggtGGAGGGGCATAGGGAGCATTGGAAGGGTGTCCGTGATgactggaagaggaggaaggagagagtgcAGGAGGTTGATTTGGGCCTCCACGGTTTTGGTACAAAGTAGACTCTCGCAGATTTGAGTCCCGTTCTCTGTCCCTGGGTCCAGGCTGGTAGTGGGGGTGAGGTGGGTGAGGGTGTTGGGTTCCTCCAGGCCCTGGATACTCCCGTCCTAGGTTGGGATTCACCCCAGGAGAATTTAGATACTCTCGATTTGTGCCAGTGGAAGGAGGCGCACCAGCAGGAAAGTCTTTTCCTCCAGTGGGTGGATACTCTCGGTGAAAGTGGTCTGCTCCAGAGGAGGGGGTTTGTGGTGGGTCCATAGGAGGAGGGAAGTCTCGGTTGGATGAGTTTGGGGGGTGTGGGTGGGAGTGTGGAGGCTGGGAGGGGTGACTGGAGTTGTTTTGAGGGGATGCAGGTGGGTCTCTGTTTAGCATGGGTGTGACAGGTAACCCGCTGGTTGAACTTGGGGGGTGTCCCTGGGGAACGGAGCTGCTGTTTGGGTTACTGTTGCCTACAACCTCTCTTGTCTGGCCCCCAAACTCactccatctgcctccatctttGTCTCTACTATGACCCCCTCCCGTTCCATTGGGGCCAAAGTCTCTAGTCTGGTTTTGGTTTGGCAGAGGgaactccctccctccttcacgttccctttctctctctctgtctctaaaTGTTGGACCAAAGTCTCTTCTTTCAGGTCCCAAATTAGGTCCATCTCTTCCAGAACCTTGGAAGTCCCGACCCTGACCTACGGACAGACCCCCAAATTCCCTGTTTTGGATGCTGTTAGGTCCACCCATCCCACCACAAGCACTGTTGCTGTTACCCCCACTAGTattggtgttgttgttgccaATAGGAGCAGAGAATTCCCTGTTGATGTCCCTCCCCCCACACTCCCCCCTcactcccctctccctctctcctgcagcccccctctctctgtcccctccccctccagcgTACCTGGGAAGGTACTCtctgtgggggtgggggtgaggatgggggaggtaagaggggtgggaggaggagtggCGAGAGGACGGAGGGTTGTAAACAGAGGGAAGTTGCTGTTGCTGCACAGGGGGCTGATGCTGGGGTTGGTGTGAGTGGTGGTTGCTAGGGTAACGGGTGTAGCCCCAGCTCCCCTGGCAACCAGTGGCAGTGCCACCCTGCCAGCTGTAGTGGTGAGGATGGGCGGATGTTTGGTTCTGAGGTTGGGACTGTGGCTGGGGGCCGGTCTGTGGCAACAGAGACGGGGGAGTGGACTGAGGTTTGTCCAGAagtttgtctgtcttttctgttttgtctctTTCCGGCTTAACTTCTGCCGGCAGGTTCTGTCCCCCAAGTTCCAAAGGCTTCAGGGCCGGtgggggaggaagagaaaggggCATGGAGTGGGGAATGTTGGGGCTGTTATGGGAGAAATCTCCTCCCGAAACAGTTGTCTTGGTCACACACTGTGTGCTGGCTTTGGAATTAATTCTGTTGCCGCTAAGTGCAGCGTCGACACCATACTCCACTTTGCACATCAATTTGGAGTCCAGGGAGAAATAGGACTTTCTCCCGCTATTGCTGTCATTTGATGAATCGCCTGCTGCGCGTAGAGAGGGAGCCAGACCAGAGGAAGAGCACGGGGTAGAAGGAGGAGGCTTAACAGGAGAGCAGTCTTCAATTCTTGCATCTGTATCCCGCTTTTCTCCATCTCCACACGACTCCAcatcccctctcccctctcggAGCACTCTCCTGTCCTCTGCCGCAGCCttccctgctcctccctccttgcatttctccctctctccttgcTTTGGTGATTCGGGCCCGTCGGAGTCGGAGTCCAAGCTTCCCAGAGGGGAAGCAGAGAGACTTGGGGACGAGGAACGATTGTCCTGGTCTATGTCCCGCCcactgctcagactgctgctgctattcGCCAGGCTCCCTACAACGGAACTCCTGCTGCCCTGGGATTGGCCGTCCTCGTTGTCACTCTCACGGGATTGGTTGGCAATGGAGGTTGGAGGTGGGATGGTGGAAGGAGCCGAGCTGTCAGTcgtgtgtgttgatgttggAGGGTTTGGGGTAGAGGCTGAATCctgttaagaaaaaaaacatagtcATGTAAATTAACAAAAAATCTATATTCTGAGAATGGAGAGGTGTCCAACCCTTGACACCGTTAACTCCTCAGTTGTCTTTAATGGGATTTAGCAGAACCAAACTTTGGTAAATCAGCTTTATATAACAGGTTGATGAAATGTAACACAAACCTGAACTTTCTGCCTCTTTGGAGGAGACACAAGTTCCTCCCCCTCACTCTCTGATGAATCATGCCCTTGTGATCTGCGACTGAAGCGATTTCCAGCCAATTCCTCAGCAGCACCTCTTTGCTAAAACAACACAAGACTTTTAATTCCGTAGCAATGCTTCTGAATCCCTAATAGGCTGACGGCTGTTTTTAGAACAAAGCcacacttgcacacacgcacacacacacacacacgcagcatcagTGTCAAACAGGAAACATAAAAGATTTCAAAGTGCTCGGATGTAAAACACACTATCGAACAACACTGACAAGACAAGGGTCTGTGGCAATCGCACTGATGACTCATGCACTGACAGCACGCGCACAATCCAAGACAGACACGTTATCGGTAATGATTTGCATTCTcccatgcaaacaaacacatctaTAGTCAAACACGGAATAGAATAAAAGAGGAGCAAAGAGCCGCTCTAACCGTCTGCCGGTCGTTGCGTTCTGGGCGAGTGGGGCTGGGGTGCGGGCGTCTgccccttctctcctcgctcgccccccgCCGGCGCCCACTGCGCACGGGCATCTGCAAAGATCAGCAATAAAGGGCGATTTTGGAGGCGTGGGGAAGGCGTTCGAGggtgaaaaatatgaaagaaaaacaggaaatatgGGCACGAAATGAACGGAGGGATGCGTTGGTGGTGGCGGAAACGGTCACAATGCAACGCAAAAAGTGGGATTTGTGCGGCACATGGGGAAAAGCAACAAAggcaagaaagaagaagaagggcgTGGGAGCGAAGGACatggagaggagacagaggatgaaGTATGAACACGGAATCTGCTATTTCAGACCACATTACTGCCTGTCACAGCCAAAGAAATCATTTACATCTTAGTCAGACGTGCTGTTGTGACATAATTGCACATATTGTACTGATTACGACTTTGCCAAGTGTACATTCAACAACTAGACAGGTACACAAAGCCTGACGCCGTTGGAGAAATGGGGCCTTTTTCTCGTACCAATTCTTTGTGCGTCcgtgttttcattatttcttcTCTATAGCGTCCATTTTACAACACAGGCCATTGCAGGCACTGAACTGGTTCCCGTTGCTGACTGACCGGACCGTGTCCTACACCACGCGAGCTACCGACACCTGCGGAGAAGCATAAACACAGAAGGCATCATTCAGGTTTATCTGCACAGAAGTCCAAAAGCGTCAAAACCGGGCTCGGGGCGCGGTGACAAACAACGGTTACAACGTTTAAATTCCCAGCATGCCTTGCAGTGTATCGGGACAGCGGCTTTTGCACTGCGCTCCGCTGTCGCCTCTCTGTTTACAGCACGGCAGCCACGCCGTCGGGCGCAACGCAGCCAGACTCGCCGCTGAGGAACAACTGCAGGTGTGGAGCGAGAAAAGGTGCTGACTGACGCAGGTAGGTTGCGTTCAGGGTCTGGAGGAGAACACAGGGCCACCCCCCCCTCAGCACGGCCCAAACTCAGTGCCAGTTGTGGTTAAACCGCATGACCTGGTTGTGATCACCTGCTTATTTAGCCATTAGCGAAATGCACAATGTCAGGACCCTTTATCCATCAATGGACTCGAGTAGGGCTTGTCTGATCCATTCATTCACATAGCACTCTGATGAAAACATGGCTCATGTATACTGAATGAGGATATAAATAGTGCACGCCACTGCACGGGAAAGAGAAATATTTCCCTGAATAGTTAGCGCGGCCGCCGTACGAGAAGCCGGCACATATGTCTGCGTCGATTTAGGCATGCGggatttaaatgtgatttaagGGCGAGCTCCAACACACACGGCTGTGCATTCATTATCGGCGCTTGCTCCGGCGACGGGTTCAGTCTGTGAAGAACTGAACAGTCACAATCACCGCACACGCGCCTCGTGTGCAcaagggaggaggacgggacCAGGAGGCAGTTACAGGCAATGCAGTGTGTAAATACTCACACTAATGAACACGGGGATGACTAAGTTTATTACGCTGGAGTGGAAAACATGCAGCTGAGTGGGTCTGCGTTCACAATGCATCTCAGTTACAGGTGGCAGCTACGGGCCTGTCTGTGGTCCACTGCCACAGTGATGgtcagtagacacacacacacacgcatacacacacactaggaTTAACTAGTCCCTGTGCATGCCCACGCGTGCACGCGCCCACGAGCACCCGCACAACGCATTTGCATTATCAACAAATGGAACCACTGCGCGTGATGCAAAGCGGCAGCGTGTTGCAGCGCTCGCATCACCGCGGACCGCAGCGGCGCTTCCTCCCTTTCTTCCCCGTTACCGACACGCACGAGCCCGGCCGCGGCTGCTCCACGGCGGACGCACACCGTCCACCTACgacgaggagggagggggggggggcgagtcGTGCTCAGCAGCGCATACGTGCTCCCAGTCAGAATGGATGCCTTTGCACCGCCGTTCCCAGACGCCGCACATCTCCAGAGAAAGCGGGCCGACGTTCGGGAATGGCGACGCGCGGCCGTCGTCGCACCGGCGCTGCCTTCTCCCTTCGCTCGCTGGAATGCGGGCGCGCGTCGCGCGCCCCATCACCATTAATTCACCGGGGCACATAATTTCGCCACGGCGCAGGAGCGTGGGGATAATTAACGCACAAAGGCGGCACAAAAACGCGAAGGGGGAGCACGGACGTGGCCGGCAGGACCCGGTCCAACACGCAGCGTGCAAACACTCAGTCCCCCGTCTCTTACCTATAATATCCAGCGATGCGTGCTCCGCTCGCGCCttcctttctctgcctctgttttgTCGTTTTATGTTGCACGCTGACACGCACACCTCCGAGCCCAGGCGTCTGTCAACAGAGGCTCGTGCTGGCTCATATTGCAACGGGCTCCGACCATAACAATAATGCAGGAGAAATCTCTTTCTGTTcggtgcaggaaaaaaaaaacaggggtGCCAACTGAAGACTGTACAAATTGATGCGTACCCTCGCCTCTTCCCCACCCCCTTTcgccccctttttctttttttttgcccccctccctctcccacccTACCtactccccctcttcctctaaGACGACTTGCACTTTTTTAATACCCCCTCTACGGTCCTACAGTCACAATTTTTAGCGGAGGGGTGAGCCGGAGAGAGGGATGCACGTCGGgtgagagaaagggagaagaggagagggcGTGATTTGCATAAGGagagaggcgaggaggaggaggaggaggagggagtagTGAGgcagggagaaggaggaagagaagcgcAGAGAGAGGGCCAAAACTCTGAAGAGG from Betta splendens chromosome 16, fBetSpl5.4, whole genome shotgun sequence carries:
- the atn1 gene encoding atrophin-1 isoform X1, translated to MKTRTHKELMPVRSGRRRGASEERRGRRPHPSPTRPERNDRQTQRGAAEELAGNRFSRRSQGHDSSESEGEELVSPPKRQKVQDSASTPNPPTSTHTTDSSAPSTIPPPTSIANQSRESDNEDGQSQGSRSSVVGSLANSSSSLSSGRDIDQDNRSSSPSLSASPLGSLDSDSDGPESPKQGEREKCKEGGAGKAAAEDRRVLREGRGDVESCGDGEKRDTDARIEDCSPVKPPPSTPCSSSGLAPSLRAAGDSSNDSNSGRKSYFSLDSKLMCKVEYGVDAALSGNRINSKASTQCVTKTTVSGGDFSHNSPNIPHSMPLSLPPPPALKPLELGGQNLPAEVKPERDKTEKTDKLLDKPQSTPPSLLPQTGPQPQSQPQNQTSAHPHHYSWQGGTATGCQGSWGYTRYPSNHHSHQPQHQPPVQQQQLPSVYNPPSSRHSSSHPSYLPHPHPHPHREYLPRYAGGGGDRERGAAGERERGVRGECGGRDINREFSAPIGNNNTNTSGGNSNSACGGMGGPNSIQNREFGGLSVGQGRDFQGSGRDGPNLGPERRDFGPTFRDREREREREGGREFPLPNQNQTRDFGPNGTGGGHSRDKDGGRWSEFGGQTREVVGNSNPNSSSVPQGHPPSSTSGLPVTPMLNRDPPASPQNNSSHPSQPPHSHPHPPNSSNRDFPPPMDPPQTPSSGADHFHREYPPTGGKDFPAGAPPSTGTNREYLNSPGVNPNLGREYPGPGGTQHPHPPHPHYQPGPRDRERDSNLRESTLYQNRGGPNQPPALSPSSSSSHHGHPSNAPYAPPPPQPPLPPPQTSHTQPPSSGMVPNVRPSHYQSSAQTPPTPLSPLPSPSTNQMGAFSSFPPGSSSAPNMPLPGAGVSSSCSPGCRPSPFHGTLSSHTPFSGAYHSNGNSGSNINSNSNSSAPSNSSSQSLSPQNVSKGPPGLSISVNNNSNSVPSSSSSMPSGDGHVDSGPPPAPVIKEEPIEEREENESPPPVLRSPSPEPKAVDIPIHASQSARFHKVLDRGSGNSCARSDVLFVPLDGSKLWKKRNEMIERARREVEQRARDLREKERERERERERERELDRHLQQQKDISAAGGGRPSSSLFFPSSSSIILDPSSSCPSSSANPVSHPPPHPQHHPTHPHAHLPPANHLHPSLTHSIPHSLLLPAMGGASAVVGGPQGALGIGLGGPYLGPDTPALRTLSEYARPHAMSPLGAASRAQAHHPQVHHGHPHVHPSFFLPQFQNHALGHPHHLPADAATAAAILGFLYGGGLEGGPGVGHPGMAGGPVPGGIGGVGLGGVGFPHAMAAHRDRIKPGFEFKSDERVYPPGSMPDPAALALAHSHSHAHASSHAHAHSLLLGGAVGPTEVALYGTPPPAPPGPPQLQNPNLPPVSRPPNPPVPQSLSNPPPSSLLPPSLPSHPSSAPPTAPPPPAAPTAPPPVPPPSAPPTSSAASLHHPVPHSTFPSSLSSHLPPAPAPAAPPETYPTPTRSPASFERDRSGDREQERERDRAPLSAFGDRERERERERERGGSGGGGAGGGASGGGTGGGENLGRLQMLNVTPHHHQHSHIHSHLHLHQQDTAAGGVHPLMDPLASGSPLARLPYPGATLGTPILAHPLTDSEVLRQQLFGEEKAPRPCAPFRDLPQPSSLTGPMSAAHQLQVMQQAQSAELQIQRLALEQQWIHHHHHHSLTQDEYYSHLKKESDKTL